The genomic stretch CCCCATGGAGTGTGATTGGCTGGCTTCACGATGTGTGCGCCCGCTTCTTGTGCCTGAGTCAACAGCACGTCAACCTCATGACGGCTGCGCACGTTGTGGGCGAGCGTGATGCCAGAAAATTTGGCGCGTTCCACATTCCAATCTGGGCCGACGTCGGCTGCGAGCTCCTCATAAGGAAACAGTTCCAAGATTGTTCCTGCCAGCTGGAAGAAGATAATTCCTTCTTGAGGCTGGCGGGTAGTGGGCAAACCGAGACCGTCTTTATAAAAGTGATACGATCGCTCAAGGTCGGCCACTCCTAAGCAGATCAACGAGATCCGAGGCTCCATGCCCGTGAGTATAGGTCGTCAACACCTTGATCCAGGTTACGAGCGGAGATTGGTAGGTTCCCAGATCACGGTACTAATTGCGAACCCAAACGCCAAAACGCCTTCGCCGAACCTCTCGTTGAACAGCTCGCAATACGATTGACGAAGATTCATTCCGATGCCCGTCTGCCACCAAGATATCGCGACCCGTGTTCGACGGTTTATGGTTGATAATGAGGCTGGAGCAAAGCGTTCTTGCATGATGGATCCGGACCAACACCGGTAATTGAAAGCTCGATGTCGTAGGTGCCGGGGAGTTCGGGAGCCCATGAGGTTGGCGGCGAGCCCGCGACGACTAGACTACCCCTTATCACCTTCAGCAGGTGCTTCGACGATCTTCGCCCGAGCCAATCTGAACCTAGCCACCGCAAGGGTAAAGGATTCGATCAAGGGCTGACCACACGGATGGTGTGGCTCGGGTTGGGAATCCTTTCACGTTTCAACGGGGAGGAGGAAGCATGCTTCGCACATTAATTGGCGTTGCTATTCTGGTCATCTTGATCTTAGTTATCATCTCGTTGGTGCATTAAGTATTCGTTCGACCCGAGCAAAGATCTCACTGCAATGACCTGTGGTGGATGGTTGGGTCGAACAAGGCAATCGCGGAATAAGTGACAAGTTAGCCGAGTCCGGAATGAAGATATCTCGTGATATGGCGCTTCTCTTAGCAGGGATGGGTCATATCAATGGGGCCTTTCTCATGCGCAGGAATTCATGGGTTGATGATCCCCAGTCTGCTCTCGGACGAGCTCGTGTAGTTGAGGGCCCTGGGCTTGTTGGATACGCGTCGGTGCGAGTAGTTTCAGCATTGTTGTACGTGTGCCCGATGTCAGGGGAGGGGAGTCGTCCCTACGGCGACGAGCGTATCAGGGCGCCTTTTGGGACGAGGAAGACGGGACGTGCTCGTCGGTCCGAGCGCGATCAGATGGCCTCAAGTTGTGAGATGAACACGGCAGTGAGGATGGCCTCGGTCGCCTCAGGATCGCGTGCGGCTCCAACTGAGCAGATTGCGGCACCGGGCCCGATCAACTCCCACCAGATGTCCTCGACCACGACTACCAGCGCGCAGCCGTTAAGCGCACTGATGTCGACGCAGCTCGTTGCGGCTACTCGCTCCGCCGTGTGACGCACTCGTTCCCAGGCGAAAATGTCGCGACAACTGGGTGGCAAGTATGGTCTTCGTGCCGGCGTGAACCAGTGGCTAGCCTCCCTCCACAGGGTTCTTGCTGGGCTGCGAAGCGCGGGTGTGCTGGCGAGCGATGACCATTCGGGGGGATCGAAGGAGAGGTGGTGCGAGTGGGCGACTTCGGTAACCCACCGCTGGTGGGTTGGACCCACCGGCGGTGGGCCGAGCTCGGCCCGGGCGTGTTCGGCGACGACACGCTCCCACCAGGCAGACCAGTCTCGTTCAGCCTGCATCCTGGCAGGAGTATCGAGTAGTGCTGATCGGTCGGGTAGCGCGCCGTCTAAGGGTGGCGGAACGATCAGGCCGTTTTCGACCGCAAGGCGAAGCGTGTCGCGGAGATAGAGTAGGACGTGGAGGCCTTGGTCGATGTCGTGGGCAAATCGCCACGATTCGGCGCCGATTGTTCGCATCTACTCATCGTACCAGCTCTCGCCCGTAGGTGTTGGAAGCGAGCCGCGCTGAGGGTGAGCATGCAATGCTACGTGACCGCCACCGCTCTATGTCATTGTGATCCCCAAAGTTGGGTGGCTCGGCGCGTGTGTCGAGCGCTTCGCCGATGGTGTGCGCTTGGTTTGCGCTGTTCAGATGTGTGGCCCATATGCCGATCCTTCACTCTGTCTCGAAGCCCAACGAAGGCTTGCCGTCCGCTCAGCTTGCGAGAGGTGACCCCTGAGATGACGTCGAGCTCTTGCCTATCGGCCAGGTTCCCACCATTTGGCTCTGATCGGATTGCCGGAGGTGCCACCTCCGTAGTGCGGCGGCTCAGAACGTCGGCATAGGCACCGCCCACTCCTGCGTCCTTGCCGAGGCGCACTGGCACTTGAGCGCCGCTCTGAAGTAGTGTCCGACGGCCTCTGGACCGACGGCTTCGGCTTCGTATCGATTGCGTGCGAATGCCTGCCACTCATCGACTTGCT from Ferrimicrobium sp. encodes the following:
- a CDS encoding VOC family protein; this encodes MEPRISLICLGVADLERSYHFYKDGLGLPTTRQPQEGIIFFQLAGTILELFPYEELAADVGPDWNVERAKFSGITLAHNVRSRHEVDVLLTQAQEAGAHIVKPANHTPWGGYSGYFTDPDGYLWEVAWGAFDFNDDGSLRIP